The window TTGGAGATTGAAAAGTTTGCTTCAACCcaaccaaattcaaattatttatttaaatgatagTATGAAAAGCTAGCCAATCATGTAAGAATAAACGATCATTTGAaagtaaaagttaaataattattgatttgaaaatgaaaagaaacaacccaacccatattttacgggtgtagttgaaaaattaatcttgGTTATGGATTGCCAACCCAACTAACCTAAAAATATTAGTTGAATTGATAATCTCTCCCAACCAACTCGTTTTCATCCTTAATATctaccaaaataattatttgaagaaccattaaaatttattaaaaaaataattaggacAGTAATTTATTCTCTAAAGTTCACATgatgatttgattatttaacttttacgTTCtcacaatttaatttcataactTTAAAATAGATTATCTCAATCGatgtaaactaaaatttgtaactatattaaaatcaaattgtttgaAGTTTCGATTATTGTTATGCAATGAATcactatttcaattaattaaaacggAGTGTATACTCCATGGATGTAAAGTTGATAGAATCAAAGTTAGTAACCTTTTCACTTCCAAAGATTTAATTggctttgttttatttatttttaattaagaatattcATCAGCTACAATAATGACAATAATCGAAACCATTGTGCATACTTTTACAAGTGAGAAGGAACAGATCCATTGTTCACACAAGTGAAATTCAATACAACACATTTTACTTAATCATGGgcttaaaataaatgaaaaaaaaaaaaagacaaatcaCAAATTGCCAGTGaccaattcaatttttatcattggAATCTCCAATTTCCATGAATATGGTAAATTTGAGAGGctaattttaacatttgtaAAAACTTGGGGACTCAATTTTTATAAGTAAAAGTTTAGggtataattataattagtgCAACAATAATCCAAGGTTTTTCCCATTCGCACAAAAATAATATGCATGAGGCATAGGTGGAATCAATTTTCATTACCTTTCAGGGGGATAGTTCAATTGGaatatcaaattcaattggCAGTGTTTTCCAGTGCAAACTTGGTTCCCAATCAGCTTCTTCtaaaaccttcaaaatttccTCTGCAACTATCTCACTTCCTTCTGCTGTTAAATGAACCCCATCTCTGAAATTAACAGCATACAATGGATTCAATCTATATGTTTTAAGCCGGAGATTCAAACTTCTGAATTTGAGATTGTTATTATAAGCAGAGTGTTAGTTGAGAGATTCAATCTCCATTAAAAAAGACACGACACGACACAACCCATATAATGCTATAAGAACTAGATACTAACGTGAAGCAAGAAGTGAGCCAATCATCTCTCTTCTGAATTGCAGACCAGAGATCTATGCATTTCACGTCAATCTTCTTGCAGAGTTCTTTACAAGCCTCGGCGTATTTACGACAGGACTCCAATGTTCGACGCTCAGCGTGATCCTCACTGGATCAATCAGTAAACAAAATCAGGCATTGAGTTTGTAAAAACAAGGGAAGAAACAGAGAGCGGGATGTTCATAATCAATATGGTGAGCAcctcattttttctttaattagaTTGTAGCTCACAGGCGGGGCTGTAAGGAAGATGACTCGGGTTTTCTCTGAGAGGCTCTGACAAACGTGAGAAACAAATAAGcaaaggaaaagggaaagtTCATTGATGCAAAATTAATAGTGTATGTATTAGCAGTTGACCTTGAGATGAATGGCTATCTTCTTCATGTTCTCAACATATTCAGAAAGCGGTACATAAGGGTTCTTAGAAGAAGGGAAAGGAAGCATACAATCATTGCCACCAAAGTAAACTATTACCAATGAAGGTTGATTGGCACTGTCCTGATAGgcaatatatcttaaaaaCATTAGCTTCAATATATCCACCCAATTAAGCACAAACGTGATATTTAGATATTGTTGAAACGTGTTTTGTCAAGAATCCATATATTATTCGATTCTATTCTAATTTAGCATggtacaaaaacaaaagctatTGCATTCAAATTTTTCTACAAATAGGTATAAATAGATAACAATAACAGCAGTGTACCTTTGGAAAGAGATGATGTAAAACCCCTAAAGCCTCTCTAGAATTCCAACCAGCATAGCCGCGTACCAAGATATCTGCCTGTGGAGTTTCAAACAAACTCACTAAGGAACCAATACTAAACATTCATGATCCCACACATTGACCTCTTAGAACGGATTAAAATCACTCCGAAACAAGGATGTTAAGtgattaaaaacattttataattagaGTGATTGTGAATATAACAATAGTGATTTAACCGttctaaaatcaaatcaatatcaAAGAATCAAACATACCCTTCAGTCTATTTTGGTCGTGTCTAATCAAAACAGTAGCCATATTCTAAATACATACAATACACTAAAATTAATTGACTGAAAGCTAAAAGTAAATGAAGATTAAACCAGATTCATAAAGAGATTCCAAATCTCATCCGCAGGAATAAGTCAGAAATACCTGACGAGAGTACAAATCGGCAAGAATAGAACCCCATCCGCCATCCCCAAAGCTAAATTGAACAATGGAAGAACCAAATAGCACAAAAAGAGGTCTCGCCGGCCCTACCATTTTCGCAAATCCAGACCCGACTGCAGCAAGTGATAATTAGAAATTAAGcatagaatttttttagaaaatcgATAGTGATTGTATACAGAAACATTGGGTGTAAAGGATGATTGAATTGGTACTATTGAACTGATCTGACTTGAAAGATACGGCTTTTATCCACTGCTACAGAAGAAATAATCTGTTCACAGCTTtacttcttttcctttctttctttgcgTCGTGTTGTGGACCCTAAATAggaatatttttttgattaagaaaataatcataaatcaaaatcaataatttacaTTCTCGAATGTATATAGTTTATTGGTTCGTTGGATAACTATTTCAACCTTTTCTTCTTGTGttttgcattttgtttttcttgtttttagattcttcttttaatttcgtaactattttgttttttattaacaaaatgtaattttaaaaaaatttctctttcttttttttcatgttcaatttttcttcatagttttaaaaataatattctattgtttaaaaaataaaaaaaatcgtttgCCAAACAAATTGATATGTATAGTGGTAGAAAActagtataaatataatatatagctttaaaatattttaatttatttttctattttaaaaaatgatatttttttaaattatggtccatttagattgaattaaaaaaatatatttttcaataaatttatttttgtttaaatttatttttttaaaaattgtttaaaatgtatttaaaaatctattttaagtGACTTCCAAATactttagttttttcaaaaataacttatattttaaattaaatatatgaaaatataattcatacaaatgattgaaatacaataaacggttgtttgaagaagaaaaaaaagttagaattaaaatttaaccttTATG of the Cucumis sativus cultivar 9930 chromosome 3, Cucumber_9930_V3, whole genome shotgun sequence genome contains:
- the LOC101212936 gene encoding GDSL esterase/lipase At2g38180, coding for MVGPARPLFVLFGSSIVQFSFGDGGWGSILADLYSRQADILVRGYAGWNSREALGVLHHLFPKDSANQPSLVIVYFGGNDCMLPFPSSKNPYVPLSEYVENMKKIAIHLKSLSEKTRVIFLTAPPVSYNLIKEKMSEDHAERRTLESCRKYAEACKELCKKIDVKCIDLWSAIQKRDDWLTSCFTDGVHLTAEGSEIVAEEILKVLEEADWEPSLHWKTLPIEFDIPIELSP